In one window of Pseudoalteromonas sp. GCY DNA:
- a CDS encoding TonB-dependent receptor, whose amino-acid sequence MKIQLRKNALTLAIAASLGMSGMAVAADTSSSIKGQIVGPQGNPAADTKIIIVHEPTGTRRVVTTNDTGTYNASGLRVGGPYTITIDSNKFRDAELRNVYLSLGEAQKIDQQLSELQMESIVVTGTPVLFNSSANDTYYGADAIKSTPSINRDIKDVVRNNPLVVIQPGNDSAMTIAGSNPRTNSITVDGIPLNDDFGLNSGGYPTQRNPFPLDALDQVTVQVAPTNAKSSGFTGGNVDAVFKSGTNEITGSVFYEKMTDSWAGTPKNEGKEVPLEFEEENYGFSIGAPLIENKLFFFGAYEKYESPQSIEWGPAGSGIGANETNITQNDLAAVRKIASEVYGVDNIGGADTQPQLEDEKYIIKLDWNINDYHRANFVYMFNEGNRTNNMTQSSNELRLSTHWYNKSEKLNNFSSTLYSDWTDDFSTQISLTSKSVETGQISLDSALGLGDIKISNIDVDGDGTKGDISFGSDESRHSNSLENDLTTFKFDGTYLLDEHTLEFGIKYDILDVENLYLDGSKGVVEFDSLEDFAGRQVKDYSYSNGVGNDPSKVAAAFKRKDLALYVNDRWDFSDELAFSFGLRYERLGSDDKPAFNEELFQSTGYDNTYNLDGADIWLPRAGFTYYMNEDVTIRGSVGRYAGGNPNVWISNSYSNDGISRQDFGKKDFVAPNNILNNILPEAIDGINQANNGSVSNFIDPNFDIPSQWTYMLNADVTLDIPGLGDGFAWTTTAIFTDKENTAEWVNARLLNGANRLDAEVNSTIDGELPFYNTKELDIMLTNADENGRSIILSTGLSKEWDNGIKFDMSYTHQDITEGNPGGSSTARSNYRYGHFLDHQETQIGTSTYETEHRFVLNLGYSTEFIENYKTNFNLFFERRSGSPYSHIARWTSLTDERYFNEDLIQPTGYGAARGGNYLAYVPTANDPNVLRYEGVTEAEVLAHYKELGLSGYAGGFVDRSAGKSPWTTTMDLYVSQELPGFTKDHKGEVYFVVNNLLNLIDSSAGKVHVQDFGTNRVIEMDIDQATGKYIIGETSLDKSKFEAEDSTYRIKIGVRYNF is encoded by the coding sequence ATGAAAATCCAACTTCGCAAAAATGCACTTACGCTTGCTATCGCTGCAAGTTTAGGCATGAGTGGCATGGCGGTTGCGGCAGATACATCTTCGTCTATCAAAGGACAGATTGTAGGACCTCAAGGTAATCCAGCTGCAGACACTAAGATTATCATCGTTCACGAACCGACAGGTACACGCCGCGTTGTTACAACAAACGACACTGGTACGTACAACGCATCAGGTCTTCGCGTTGGTGGTCCATACACCATCACTATCGACTCAAACAAATTCCGTGACGCTGAGCTGCGTAACGTTTACCTATCACTAGGTGAAGCACAAAAGATCGACCAGCAGCTAAGCGAATTGCAGATGGAGTCTATCGTAGTTACTGGTACTCCAGTACTATTTAACTCCTCTGCAAACGACACTTATTACGGTGCAGATGCAATCAAGAGCACGCCTAGTATCAACCGTGATATTAAAGACGTAGTAAGAAACAACCCGCTTGTTGTTATCCAGCCAGGTAACGACAGTGCGATGACAATCGCAGGCTCAAACCCGCGAACAAACTCTATTACAGTTGATGGTATTCCGCTAAACGATGACTTCGGTCTCAACTCTGGTGGTTACCCAACACAGCGTAACCCATTCCCTCTAGACGCACTTGACCAAGTAACAGTTCAAGTAGCACCAACAAATGCTAAATCAAGTGGCTTTACTGGTGGTAACGTTGATGCGGTATTTAAGTCTGGTACTAACGAAATCACTGGTAGCGTTTTCTATGAGAAAATGACTGACAGCTGGGCAGGTACACCTAAAAACGAAGGTAAAGAAGTTCCACTAGAGTTTGAAGAAGAGAACTACGGCTTCTCAATCGGAGCGCCTCTTATTGAAAACAAACTATTCTTCTTCGGTGCATACGAGAAGTATGAATCTCCTCAATCAATTGAGTGGGGCCCAGCGGGATCTGGTATTGGTGCAAATGAAACTAACATCACACAAAACGACTTAGCAGCAGTACGCAAAATTGCTTCTGAAGTATATGGTGTTGATAACATTGGTGGTGCAGACACACAACCACAACTAGAAGATGAAAAATATATCATCAAACTAGATTGGAATATCAATGACTATCACCGAGCAAACTTCGTATATATGTTCAATGAAGGTAACCGCACAAACAACATGACTCAAAGCTCAAACGAGCTACGCTTGAGTACTCATTGGTACAATAAATCAGAGAAGCTAAATAACTTCAGCTCAACACTATATTCGGACTGGACGGATGATTTCTCAACACAAATCAGTCTCACAAGCAAGTCCGTTGAAACTGGCCAGATTTCACTTGATAGCGCTTTAGGTCTAGGTGATATTAAAATATCTAATATTGATGTGGACGGAGATGGAACAAAAGGTGATATTAGCTTTGGTTCAGATGAAAGCCGTCATTCAAATTCACTAGAGAACGACCTAACAACATTCAAGTTTGACGGTACTTACCTACTTGACGAACATACACTAGAGTTCGGTATTAAGTATGACATTCTAGACGTTGAAAACCTTTATCTAGATGGTTCTAAAGGTGTTGTCGAGTTTGACAGTCTTGAAGACTTTGCTGGACGCCAAGTAAAAGATTATTCATATTCGAATGGTGTAGGTAATGATCCAAGTAAAGTCGCAGCTGCGTTCAAACGTAAAGACCTAGCTTTATACGTGAATGACCGTTGGGACTTCAGCGATGAACTAGCGTTTAGCTTTGGTCTTCGTTACGAGCGTTTAGGCTCTGACGACAAGCCCGCTTTCAACGAGGAATTATTTCAAAGTACAGGTTATGACAACACTTATAACCTAGACGGCGCTGACATTTGGTTGCCTCGTGCAGGTTTTACTTATTACATGAACGAAGACGTAACTATCCGTGGTAGCGTAGGTCGTTATGCTGGAGGTAATCCTAACGTTTGGATATCTAACTCATATTCAAATGACGGTATAAGCCGACAAGACTTTGGTAAAAAGGATTTTGTAGCACCGAATAACATCCTAAACAATATTTTACCTGAAGCAATTGATGGTATAAACCAAGCTAATAACGGTTCAGTTTCAAACTTTATCGATCCTAACTTCGACATTCCATCACAGTGGACATATATGCTAAATGCAGATGTAACACTTGATATCCCAGGTCTTGGTGACGGATTCGCTTGGACAACGACAGCAATCTTCACTGATAAAGAAAATACTGCAGAGTGGGTAAATGCTCGACTTCTTAATGGTGCAAATCGTCTAGATGCTGAAGTGAACTCTACAATTGATGGGGAGCTTCCGTTCTATAACACAAAAGAACTGGATATTATGCTCACTAATGCAGACGAAAATGGCCGCTCAATTATCTTAAGTACAGGTCTTTCTAAAGAGTGGGACAATGGCATTAAGTTTGATATGTCTTACACTCATCAAGATATCACCGAAGGTAACCCTGGTGGTTCTTCTACAGCACGTAGTAACTATCGTTATGGTCACTTTTTAGATCACCAAGAAACACAAATTGGTACTTCGACATATGAAACTGAACACCGCTTTGTACTAAATCTTGGCTACTCAACAGAGTTCATTGAAAACTATAAAACGAATTTCAATCTATTCTTTGAACGTCGTTCAGGTTCGCCGTATAGCCACATTGCGAGATGGACAAGTTTGACAGATGAGAGATATTTCAATGAAGACCTTATTCAGCCTACAGGATATGGTGCAGCGCGAGGCGGGAATTACCTAGCTTATGTTCCAACAGCTAACGATCCTAATGTACTTCGTTATGAAGGTGTAACCGAAGCTGAAGTACTAGCTCACTACAAAGAACTTGGCTTATCGGGTTACGCTGGCGGCTTTGTTGACCGCAGTGCAGGAAAATCACCTTGGACTACGACGATGGATCTGTATGTTTCTCAGGAGCTTCCGGGCTTTACGAAAGATCATAAAGGTGAGGTCTACTTTGTAGTTAATAATTTACTTAATCTGATTGACTCTTCAGCAGGCAAGGTACATGTTCAAGATTTTGGTACTAACCGTGTTATTGAAATGGATATTGACCAAGCTACAGGTAAGTACATTATAGGTGAAACTTCTCTTGATAAGAGTAAGTTTGAGGCAGAAGACTCAACCTACCGCATCAAGATCGGCGTACGCTACAACTTCTAA
- a CDS encoding MarR family winged helix-turn-helix transcriptional regulator, producing the protein MSKTDKKLLNINDFLPYQLVSLSTKVSNDFAHVYEQKGELTQPQWRVLSHAIQKEGITAKHICELASMDKSTVSRAIKQLQDRELIEMLVSPIDKRAKTIAVTEQGRVLYQTLTPLALAWEAELLSCFSEEQKEKFVQLLKLLQSAVDKNELGQPL; encoded by the coding sequence ATGTCTAAAACTGATAAAAAACTGCTGAATATAAACGACTTTTTGCCGTATCAGCTCGTTTCACTGTCAACAAAAGTGAGCAATGACTTTGCGCACGTCTACGAACAAAAGGGAGAATTAACGCAGCCACAATGGCGAGTATTATCTCACGCAATACAGAAGGAGGGGATCACCGCTAAGCACATTTGCGAACTGGCAAGCATGGATAAATCAACCGTTTCAAGAGCAATTAAGCAGTTACAAGACAGAGAGTTGATTGAGATGTTAGTGAGTCCAATTGATAAACGTGCAAAAACTATTGCGGTGACAGAGCAAGGAAGAGTGCTTTATCAAACGTTAACGCCACTTGCTCTGGCATGGGAAGCTGAGCTACTTAGTTGTTTTAGCGAAGAGCAAAAAGAAAAGTTCGTACAACTTCTGAAATTATTACAGTCTGCAGTAGATAAAAATGAGCTTGGTCAACCGCTTTAG
- the hmgA gene encoding homogentisate 1,2-dioxygenase → MSQELQYLTGFGNQFESEALPGALPIGQFSPQKVKYDLYAEQYNTTAFTAPRADNRRNWFYRIRPSVLQGEYEAMDNGLLRTAPITEAVTPPSMLRWNPIDIPQEKTDFIDGLVTMAANGSANGQSGIGIHVYVANASMEGRYFYNADGELLFVPQQGELILHTECGKLAIKPGEIAVIPRGIKFSVELLSDTVRGYICENYGHPYILPERGPVGANGYTNERDFQYPVAAFEDKEGDFELVAKFNGNLFRSKIGHSPLDVVAWTGNSAPYKYDLARFNVMNTVSFDHPDPSIFTVLTSPSGTPGVANVDFVIFPPRWMVAENTFRPPYYHRNIMSEFMGLIEGVYDAKEHGFVPGGMSLHNCMSPHGPEADVFEKASNAELAPQRYENTLAFMFESRYIISPTKYALEGKARQPNYADCWKGIKKYFKGA, encoded by the coding sequence ATGAGCCAAGAACTTCAATATTTAACTGGATTTGGTAATCAATTTGAAAGTGAAGCACTGCCGGGCGCTTTACCTATTGGTCAATTTTCACCGCAAAAAGTAAAATACGACCTTTATGCAGAGCAATATAACACCACCGCTTTTACAGCGCCTCGTGCTGATAATCGTCGAAATTGGTTCTACCGTATTCGTCCCTCTGTTTTACAAGGTGAATATGAAGCGATGGATAATGGCCTATTGCGCACGGCACCAATAACTGAAGCCGTTACGCCCCCTTCCATGTTGCGCTGGAACCCTATCGATATACCACAAGAAAAAACAGATTTTATCGATGGCTTAGTGACGATGGCTGCTAACGGCAGTGCCAATGGCCAAAGCGGGATTGGTATTCATGTTTACGTTGCTAACGCATCAATGGAAGGTCGTTATTTCTATAATGCGGATGGCGAGTTGTTATTCGTCCCGCAGCAAGGTGAACTCATTTTACACACTGAGTGTGGAAAACTCGCAATTAAACCAGGTGAGATTGCCGTTATCCCTCGTGGTATCAAATTCAGTGTCGAGCTTTTAAGCGATACGGTGCGTGGTTATATTTGTGAAAACTACGGACACCCTTATATTTTGCCTGAGCGAGGCCCTGTTGGTGCGAATGGCTATACCAACGAACGTGACTTTCAATACCCCGTTGCCGCCTTTGAAGACAAAGAAGGCGATTTTGAACTCGTTGCAAAGTTTAATGGTAATCTGTTCCGCTCTAAGATTGGGCACTCTCCGCTTGATGTGGTTGCATGGACAGGTAATAGCGCCCCATACAAATATGATTTAGCACGATTTAACGTAATGAACACCGTAAGCTTTGATCATCCAGATCCGTCAATCTTTACTGTACTGACTTCTCCATCAGGCACACCAGGTGTTGCAAACGTAGACTTTGTGATCTTCCCACCGCGCTGGATGGTGGCAGAAAATACATTCCGTCCGCCTTATTATCACCGTAATATCATGAGTGAGTTTATGGGCTTAATTGAAGGGGTATACGACGCCAAAGAACATGGTTTTGTGCCTGGTGGCATGAGCCTACACAACTGTATGTCTCCACATGGACCAGAAGCGGATGTATTTGAAAAGGCGAGTAATGCAGAGCTTGCACCGCAGCGCTATGAAAACACACTCGCGTTTATGTTTGAGTCACGTTACATTATCTCTCCAACTAAGTATGCTTTAGAAGGCAAAGCGCGTCAGCCTAACTATGCTGATTGCTGGAAAGGCATTAAAAAGTACTTTAAAGGAGCATAA
- the maiA gene encoding maleylacetoacetate isomerase, giving the protein MKLYTYFRSSAAYRVRIALNLKGLDHELVPVNLLKSEQSGEAYLSKNGQGLLPALETEHGVLAQSLAILEWLEETQTGQALLPQDPWQKAQVRNFCYAIACDIHPIDNLRVLKYLSSELGASDEQKNEWYRHWVIEGFKKLEPMIGEGQFCFGTEPTLADVCLVPQVFNALRFKVDMTAFPKISRVYEYCNTLNAFSDAAPENQLDAQ; this is encoded by the coding sequence TTGAAACTCTATACTTATTTTCGCTCATCTGCAGCCTATCGTGTGCGTATTGCGTTAAATCTTAAAGGATTAGACCACGAATTAGTCCCTGTAAACTTGCTTAAATCGGAGCAAAGCGGCGAGGCATATTTAAGTAAAAATGGTCAAGGATTGCTACCGGCTCTTGAAACTGAGCATGGCGTTCTTGCACAATCTTTAGCGATATTGGAGTGGCTAGAAGAAACCCAAACCGGCCAAGCATTGCTACCACAAGATCCTTGGCAAAAAGCGCAGGTAAGAAACTTTTGCTACGCCATAGCCTGTGATATCCACCCTATCGATAACCTGCGTGTGCTTAAATATCTATCAAGTGAGCTAGGCGCATCTGATGAACAAAAAAATGAGTGGTATCGCCACTGGGTTATCGAAGGCTTTAAAAAGCTAGAGCCTATGATAGGCGAAGGTCAATTTTGCTTTGGCACGGAGCCCACACTCGCGGATGTTTGTTTAGTACCACAAGTGTTTAATGCACTGCGTTTTAAAGTAGATATGACTGCATTTCCTAAGATCAGTCGAGTGTACGAATATTGTAATACGCTTAATGCGTTTTCTGATGCGGCGCCTGAAAATCAATTAGACGCACAATAA
- a CDS encoding TIGR02647 family protein, which yields MALDQKLLDELTLLARFPRHSLHQGIKIHSSAPEGIQGAAMRLFEKGVIDSPDGGYLTDLGHDLIGHFDHVYSALK from the coding sequence ATGGCATTAGACCAAAAATTGTTGGATGAGTTGACCTTACTAGCTAGATTTCCAAGACATAGTTTGCATCAGGGGATAAAAATTCATAGCAGTGCGCCTGAAGGTATACAAGGTGCTGCGATGCGGCTATTTGAAAAAGGGGTCATTGACAGCCCCGATGGGGGTTATTTGACTGATCTTGGTCACGACCTTATAGGCCATTTTGATCATGTCTATAGCGCACTGAAATAG
- a CDS encoding DUF1496 domain-containing protein, translated as MKFLICLIAVNLISLPVLATTPADLRLYGEIPKQVCWYEGKSYSEGALLLQFDMLFVCATKKYNEDNGKLVWVKADASGAPIRPEISDKIRVN; from the coding sequence ATGAAGTTTTTAATTTGTTTAATCGCTGTTAATTTGATCTCACTGCCTGTTTTGGCTACAACGCCCGCTGATTTGAGGTTATATGGAGAAATACCAAAGCAAGTCTGTTGGTATGAAGGAAAGTCATATAGCGAGGGCGCACTATTGCTACAGTTTGACATGCTGTTTGTCTGTGCAACGAAAAAGTACAACGAAGACAATGGCAAACTTGTGTGGGTAAAGGCTGACGCGTCTGGTGCACCAATTAGACCTGAAATTTCGGATAAAATTAGGGTAAACTAG
- a CDS encoding VF530 family DNA-binding protein → MTTQANNPLHGIKLEEIIVKLEQQLGWKEMAAAVDINCFKDNPSVKSSLKFLRRTPWARTKVEQLYLDTFHGFQWPDIKK, encoded by the coding sequence ATGACAACCCAAGCAAATAACCCCCTTCACGGTATCAAGTTAGAAGAAATTATTGTAAAACTTGAACAGCAGCTAGGCTGGAAAGAAATGGCAGCCGCCGTAGATATCAACTGCTTCAAAGATAATCCAAGCGTTAAATCTAGTCTCAAGTTTTTGCGTCGCACACCTTGGGCAAGAACCAAAGTGGAGCAACTGTATCTAGATACCTTCCACGGCTTTCAGTGGCCAGATATAAAAAAATAA
- a CDS encoding substrate-binding periplasmic protein: MKCAYSVGLCILLMSFSALAYTLNIVTENFPDFQYLNEKGELIGRSADKVRAVLDDSGVDYTINVLSWPAAYNAALRKDDTCVFSTARNTIRENEFTWVFPIDTFTTSFYALRESKIKLNKLEDAQAYRTAVIRDNFSHQFLMEHGFQEGKQLILINSFDKVFELLKTRKDFVDLVILSDAQFRFRSAKEQTAQLLEPVFTLEQFNTSLYLACNKNVPKHILEKLKDTYNALYVAK, encoded by the coding sequence ATGAAGTGTGCATACTCAGTTGGCCTTTGTATTTTACTGATGAGTTTCAGTGCGCTTGCCTATACGCTAAATATTGTCACTGAGAATTTTCCTGACTTCCAATACCTAAATGAAAAAGGGGAGTTAATTGGACGCTCAGCGGATAAAGTCAGGGCCGTACTTGATGACTCTGGCGTTGATTACACTATTAACGTACTTTCATGGCCAGCAGCTTACAATGCCGCATTAAGAAAAGACGACACCTGTGTATTTTCAACAGCCAGAAATACCATCCGCGAAAATGAGTTTACTTGGGTATTTCCCATTGATACTTTTACCACATCTTTTTATGCGCTACGTGAAAGCAAAATCAAGCTGAATAAATTAGAAGATGCGCAAGCCTATCGAACTGCGGTGATCCGGGATAATTTTAGCCACCAATTTTTAATGGAGCATGGTTTTCAAGAGGGGAAGCAGCTTATTCTGATTAATTCTTTTGATAAGGTTTTTGAACTTCTCAAAACACGAAAAGACTTTGTTGATTTGGTGATACTCAGCGATGCCCAGTTTAGGTTTCGAAGTGCAAAAGAGCAAACGGCTCAGTTACTCGAGCCGGTGTTTACATTAGAGCAGTTTAATACGTCACTTTATCTAGCCTGTAATAAAAATGTTCCCAAGCATATTCTTGAAAAGCTTAAGGACACCTACAACGCGCTTTATGTAGCCAAATAA
- a CDS encoding arginase family protein — translation MSESKKQFHKKLEHCLCPPGDGVFTVNTAKERKDALRQKLYGQTEGVDTLWKTSLEQLGESEHKAAILGISSDCGGGILRGANWGPLFLRSTLIEQQPQTSAFDLGDVRVIPHLLHDKYLNESTISNCQKALYADPESEYYVSPLSITEDVCDGFYENYPDKGVFGIGGDHSISYPLTKAYLKAKRARGVKTAIIHFDAHTDLLVERLGIDLCFGSWCTHILEFLPAPHHLVQFGIRSSGKPKSHWESTFGVKQHWAHEIRERGAQAIVDEVIAQLKADGVEELYVSFDIDALDEEFASATGTPEAGGMTPDEAMLILQALRGEFKITGADMMEIAPFTDSSLVGLTSSETTLKEGAKLSAFLIDAINNS, via the coding sequence ATGTCTGAGAGCAAAAAACAATTCCATAAAAAACTTGAGCACTGTTTATGCCCACCGGGAGATGGTGTGTTTACAGTAAACACAGCGAAAGAAAGAAAAGACGCGCTAAGACAAAAGCTATATGGACAAACAGAAGGTGTCGATACTCTTTGGAAAACATCGCTAGAACAGCTGGGCGAAAGTGAACATAAAGCGGCAATTCTTGGGATCAGTTCAGATTGTGGCGGTGGTATTTTACGCGGCGCTAACTGGGGTCCATTATTTTTGCGCTCGACATTAATTGAGCAACAGCCGCAAACGAGCGCGTTTGATCTTGGCGATGTGCGTGTTATTCCACATTTACTACATGACAAATATTTAAACGAGAGCACGATCAGTAATTGTCAAAAGGCACTTTATGCTGACCCTGAGAGTGAGTATTACGTCTCACCATTATCTATTACAGAAGATGTGTGTGATGGCTTTTACGAAAATTACCCTGATAAAGGTGTGTTTGGCATTGGTGGTGACCACTCGATCAGCTACCCGTTAACAAAAGCGTATCTTAAAGCAAAGCGTGCTCGTGGTGTAAAAACAGCGATTATCCATTTTGATGCTCACACGGATTTACTTGTTGAGCGCTTAGGTATTGATTTATGCTTTGGCTCTTGGTGTACGCATATCCTAGAGTTTTTACCTGCACCCCATCACTTAGTACAATTTGGGATCCGCTCTAGTGGTAAACCTAAGTCTCATTGGGAGTCTACATTCGGCGTTAAGCAGCATTGGGCTCATGAGATCAGAGAGCGTGGTGCACAAGCGATTGTAGATGAAGTTATTGCACAGCTAAAGGCTGATGGTGTTGAAGAACTTTACGTTAGCTTTGACATTGACGCACTTGATGAAGAGTTTGCTTCTGCAACGGGTACTCCAGAGGCAGGCGGTATGACTCCAGACGAAGCGATGCTAATTCTACAAGCGCTGCGTGGTGAGTTTAAAATCACAGGCGCAGACATGATGGAAATTGCCCCATTTACCGACAGCTCGCTTGTTGGACTAACGAGCTCAGAAACCACGCTTAAAGAAGGCGCTAAGCTGAGTGCGTTTTTAATTGATGCTATCAACAATAGCTAA
- a CDS encoding DUF2189 domain-containing protein: protein MPATHSINKDNEFARCFECNKVPAMAPFHWLALAFKDIANAPLLSLVYGLIFTLIPAFIMWLVYQSGTHLVILPAAVAFALIGPAFAAGLYDVAWELEKGHKPTLTHSLKSMFRNPAGEWGFAVLLMVIMIVWMRLAALIHALYPNVPNPTFEQLSAFLALGSIVGGILLVCVFAISAFTPQIMMERRVDIMTAVISSMHAVKENVSAMVVWCGILVFLVMLGFATGTAGFIVIMPLLAYASWHGYIAVIKTKVPRHYE, encoded by the coding sequence ATGCCTGCTACACATTCTATAAATAAAGATAACGAATTTGCGCGTTGCTTTGAGTGCAACAAAGTTCCAGCCATGGCACCGTTTCACTGGCTCGCATTAGCATTTAAAGATATTGCAAATGCGCCATTACTTAGCCTAGTGTATGGACTTATTTTTACCCTTATACCTGCTTTTATCATGTGGTTAGTATACCAATCAGGTACTCACTTAGTAATTCTACCTGCCGCTGTCGCCTTTGCGCTGATTGGACCTGCTTTCGCGGCTGGTTTGTATGATGTCGCGTGGGAGTTGGAGAAGGGCCATAAACCAACGTTAACGCATAGTCTTAAATCAATGTTCCGTAATCCCGCTGGTGAATGGGGATTTGCGGTGTTACTGATGGTAATTATGATTGTTTGGATGCGCTTGGCTGCACTTATTCACGCGCTATATCCAAATGTTCCGAATCCAACGTTTGAACAGCTTTCGGCATTTTTAGCGCTCGGCTCAATAGTGGGAGGCATTTTATTGGTATGTGTATTTGCAATCTCAGCGTTTACGCCGCAAATAATGATGGAGCGTCGAGTGGATATTATGACTGCGGTAATAAGCTCAATGCATGCAGTAAAAGAAAATGTCAGCGCCATGGTGGTATGGTGTGGGATCTTAGTGTTTTTGGTGATGCTTGGGTTTGCAACTGGAACGGCTGGCTTTATCGTTATTATGCCGCTACTTGCGTACGCAAGTTGGCATGGCTATATCGCTGTAATTAAAACAAAAGTGCCACGCCACTACGAATAA
- the udp gene encoding uridine phosphorylase, with protein sequence MEKVFHLGLTKADLQGASLAIVPGDPERSKRISEYLDSPVCLAQTREFHIYLGFLNESPVVICSTGIGGPSTSIAVEELAQLGITTFLRIGTTGAIQPHINEGDILVSTASVRLDGASQHFAPIEFPAVSDFHTTSAMVQACESLGITHHVGITASSDTFYPGQERYDTYSGYVRKAYQGSCAEWQKLNVMNYEMESATLFTMCAALGLKAACLAGVLVNRTRQEIPNVDHQAVEKKAVTAVLKAAELLLSK encoded by the coding sequence ATGGAAAAGGTATTTCACTTAGGTCTTACGAAAGCAGACCTACAAGGCGCTTCACTGGCAATTGTTCCGGGTGATCCCGAGCGCTCAAAACGCATTTCTGAATATCTCGACTCTCCAGTCTGCTTAGCACAAACTCGCGAATTTCATATTTACCTTGGCTTTTTAAATGAAAGTCCTGTGGTAATTTGCTCAACTGGTATAGGCGGCCCATCAACGTCAATCGCAGTTGAAGAATTAGCACAGCTTGGTATCACTACCTTTTTACGTATAGGTACAACCGGTGCGATTCAACCACATATCAATGAAGGTGATATCTTGGTGAGCACGGCATCAGTGCGTTTAGATGGCGCTAGCCAGCATTTTGCGCCTATCGAGTTTCCTGCGGTTTCTGATTTCCACACCACTTCAGCAATGGTACAAGCCTGTGAATCATTGGGTATTACCCATCATGTTGGTATTACGGCGTCTAGCGATACTTTCTACCCAGGGCAAGAACGTTACGACACATACTCAGGCTACGTCAGAAAGGCGTACCAAGGTTCGTGTGCAGAATGGCAAAAGCTTAATGTGATGAACTATGAGATGGAATCTGCGACGTTATTTACCATGTGTGCAGCGCTCGGATTGAAGGCTGCTTGTCTTGCGGGCGTATTGGTAAACAGAACACGCCAAGAGATCCCCAATGTTGACCATCAAGCTGTTGAAAAGAAAGCCGTTACCGCAGTATTAAAAGCAGCTGAACTCTTACTTTCGAAATAA
- the cdd gene encoding cytidine deaminase — translation MAKIEPSIKSALTQYATAHRGIFSYSQLAQYQNRFHLSGSELEAALLEVAAEFATPPISQFYVGAIAWDDKSQQAFLGANLEFSHQALSLVVHAEQAAINNAWLNGATEISKMTINAAPCGFCRQFMNELSTAKELEILLPTGKTSLSDLLPTSFGPDDLGNSEKLFSQARHLAANETSPASISAALYRHYLRAYCPYTHNQSAVEIKLDTGECFYGRYAENAAYNPSLSPLQSALSQLAMSGKVLSEVNVVGVTLLEKQGCANQLQVSLAVLKAYNAEHLLTHIEIE, via the coding sequence ATGGCAAAGATAGAACCATCAATAAAAAGTGCGTTAACGCAATACGCCACCGCCCATCGTGGAATATTTAGTTATTCCCAGCTAGCACAATATCAAAACCGTTTTCACTTATCTGGATCTGAGCTTGAGGCTGCTTTACTTGAAGTTGCAGCCGAGTTTGCTACGCCTCCTATTTCACAATTTTATGTTGGTGCCATTGCTTGGGATGATAAATCTCAACAAGCGTTTTTAGGCGCGAATTTAGAATTCTCGCATCAGGCGCTTTCTTTAGTTGTTCATGCCGAGCAAGCGGCAATTAACAATGCGTGGTTAAATGGTGCAACTGAAATCTCTAAAATGACGATCAATGCCGCGCCTTGCGGATTTTGTCGCCAATTTATGAATGAGTTAAGCACTGCAAAGGAGCTTGAAATTTTGTTGCCGACAGGCAAAACCTCGTTGTCTGATTTGCTGCCGACTTCGTTTGGTCCGGACGATCTGGGCAACAGTGAAAAACTCTTTTCTCAAGCGCGACATCTTGCTGCGAATGAAACATCGCCTGCATCCATTAGTGCGGCGCTTTATCGGCATTATCTGCGCGCTTATTGCCCCTACACACACAACCAAAGTGCAGTGGAAATTAAACTAGACACTGGCGAGTGCTTTTATGGGCGTTATGCTGAAAATGCGGCTTATAACCCAAGCTTATCGCCATTACAAAGTGCACTAAGTCAATTAGCGATGTCGGGTAAAGTATTATCTGAGGTAAATGTAGTAGGGGTCACTTTGCTAGAAAAGCAGGGTTGTGCTAACCAGTTGCAAGTAAGCTTAGCGGTTTTAAAGGCATACAATGCCGAGCATTTGCTTACACATATAGAGATTGAGTAG